The genomic region TAAGTTGGATATCCTACACGCGCTTTTGGATCAAGTGCAGAGCGGACTTGCGGAAGTTATCTCGAGACAAAGTCCCGACAAATCCAATTCTTTGGAAGAATATAGATCGCAAATCGGAGACATCGGCCTTGGGCTTTTTGAACTTTTCGGAAGGGATACTCGGATCGGTCAGGTTTTCTTTTTTGAAACTCAGGGAATCGACGAAACCGTCACCGTAAAAATCCGGAAAATTCACGATCTTTCGGCTCGGGTCACCGAGCTTTATCTCGTCAACGGGGTCAAAAAAGGTTTTTTAAGAAAGAATCTGGACACGGATGTCGCTTCCAAAGCGATCAATTCCATGATGTTCGAGGGAATTCGCCAGTCGATTTCCCATAAATCCAACCAAGAATACGCCGCTCGTTGGATGAAAGCCGTCCCGGACCTGATGTTGGATGGGATGCGAGCCGGTTCGTAACCAACCGAAATCAAAGTTTTCCCGGAAAGAGTAGTAGTTCCTA from Leptospira kmetyi serovar Malaysia str. Bejo-Iso9 harbors:
- a CDS encoding TetR/AcrR family transcriptional regulator, with amino-acid sequence MKKEEKIQARREEILDAALDIFSAKGYHAAGIADIAGKLDIGHGTCYRYFKNKLDILHALLDQVQSGLAEVISRQSPDKSNSLEEYRSQIGDIGLGLFELFGRDTRIGQVFFFETQGIDETVTVKIRKIHDLSARVTELYLVNGVKKGFLRKNLDTDVASKAINSMMFEGIRQSISHKSNQEYAARWMKAVPDLMLDGMRAGS